The Psychrobacter sp. 28M-43 genome segment GATAAAGGCCTAAAAAGCTTAAGAATATGATACCTGTCAATATGGGCCACCTGCTCCAAAGCGCAATTGTCTTTGCTATCTGAGGGAAAGGGAAGTAGGCGGCTCCCAAAGGAATAATTGCGATAGAGGAGACTGCGATAATCAATACGACTACTGCTGCAAAGGTCAGACCAACTGCGCGGATCGTGCTTTGTACAAAACTGCGCTCTTGAGTGATATGAAACGCAAGGTTAATAAGAATAATTAAAGATTTGATACCTTTAGAACCCGCGTAAAGTGCGAGCAAGGACGATATAAGCAGGCTGAAAGTCAGAGCAGACGTAGTTGTAGAAACCAACTCGCTCAGACGGGAGTTGAGCACTTCATATACTGTATCGGGTATAAATTGACTCAAAAGCGAGATTTGCTCTTGCATCTCAGCAGGAGAAAACGCAAGACCATAAAGCAGTACAAACACAGCCATCACTGGAAAAATTGATAAGAATCCAAAGAAACCTACGCTTGCGCAATGCGCCCAAACGTTAGAATTATTGGCAATACGCCACGTTTCTAGTAACGTCTGTAGCCAGTTTTTTATCGATTTAGAGGTCAATTTTTTCATAAAAGCAGCTATTTACAATAGGGTTGGTAATAGTATTTTCGATGTCAGATTTATAGTAATACAAAGCATTTATCAGCACGACTTATGGTTTCTCATATC includes the following:
- a CDS encoding YihY/virulence factor BrkB family protein, with amino-acid sequence MKKLTSKSIKNWLQTLLETWRIANNSNVWAHCASVGFFGFLSIFPVMAVFVLLYGLAFSPAEMQEQISLLSQFIPDTVYEVLNSRLSELVSTTTSALTFSLLISSLLALYAGSKGIKSLIILINLAFHITQERSFVQSTIRAVGLTFAAVVVLIIAVSSIAIIPLGAAYFPFPQIAKTIALWSRWPILTGIIFLSFLGLYRLAPNRDAVALKKLMPGAALATVLWIILSILFSIYVQNFNNYSAEFGALSAAVVIMLWLYYSAFIVALGAIFNSETIDNAKPYAFRVY